The Bos javanicus breed banteng chromosome 21, ARS-OSU_banteng_1.0, whole genome shotgun sequence genome includes a region encoding these proteins:
- the KIF7 gene encoding kinesin-like protein KIF7 isoform X3 — protein MIERPSERLQGREQQSLNMGLEAQRLPGAEEAPVRVALRVRPLLRKELLHGHQSCLTVEPGRSRVTLGRDRHFGFHVVLDEDAGQEAVYQACVQPLLEAFFEGFNVTVFAYGQTGSGKTYTMGEASVASLHEDEQGIIPRAMAEAFKLIDENDLLDCLVHVSYLEVYKEEFRDLLEVGTASRDIQLREDDRGNVVLCGVKEVDVEGLDEVLSLLEMGNAARHTGATHLNRLSSRSHTIFTVTLEQRGRAPSRLPRPAAGQLLVSKFHFVDLAGSERVLKTGSTGERLKESIQINSSLLALGNVISALGDPQRRGSHIPYRDSKITRILKDSLGGNAKTMMIACISPSSSDFDETLNTLNYASRAQNIRNRATVNWRPEAERGPEEAVASARGPPRHRSETRIIHRGRRAPGPAAASAAATARLGAECARYRARTDAAYSLLRELQAEPGLPGAAARKVRDWLCAVEGERSALSSASGPDSGIESASAEEQATQGPGGRKEDEGPLQLLALQSQVARLEEENRDFLAALEDAMEQYKLQSDRLREQQEEMAELRLRLELVRPGWGAPGILQGLPPGSFVPRPHTAPLGGAHTHVLGMVPPACIPGDEVGPESRGEMKNGREAGAKFLTEGDRPGSGSSDASEAEEEEEEEEKEGLPRQSLYPRRNGISKWNQRMGACPESPLNRKGPELRLEELGAAIPGPRVVGGSKALAQPRQAPAAMASEWRLAQAQQKIRELAINIRMKEELIGELVRTGKAAQALNRQHSQRIQELEREAERVRAELSEGQRQLRELEGREPQDAGERSQLQEFRKRVAAAQNQVQVLKEKKQATERLASLSAQSEKRLQELERNVQLMRQQQGQLQRRLREETEQKRRLEAEMNKRQHRVKELELKHEQQQKILKIKTEEIAAFQRKRRSGSNGSVVSLEQQQKIEEQKKWLDQEMEKVLQQRRALEELGEELHKREAILAKKEALMQEKTGLESKRLRSSQALNEDIVRVSSRLEHLEKELSEKSGQLRQGSAQSQQQIRGEIDALRQEKDSLLKQRLEIDSKLRQGSLLSPEEERTLFQLDEAIEALDAAIEYKNEAITCRQRVLRASASLLSQCEMNLMAKLSYLSSSETRALLCKYFDKVVTLREEQHQQQVAFSELELQLEEQQRLVYWLEAALERQRLEMDRQLTLQQRGHEQHVQLLLQQSRDHLGEGLADSRRQYETRIQALEKELGRHVRLNQELKQKLSSLSAASQSRVMGGEKRTPCLENRQAPGSEDELYPAPEPLWQPTGMEGAPRPREEMRDLVHAPLPLTWKRSSLCSEEQGSPEELRQRDAAELPVGRVLPVGEAGLPWNLGPLAKPRRELRRVSPGMIDVRKNPL, from the exons ATGATTGAACGACCGAGCGAACGATTACAG GGCCGGGAGCAGCAGTCTCTCAACATGGGGCTGGAGGCCCAGAGGTTGCCAGGGGCCGAGGAGGCCCCCGTGAGGGTGGCCCTTCGAGTGCGCCCACTCCTGCGCAAGGAGCTGCTGCACGGGCACCAGAGCTGCCTGACGGTGGAGCCGGGGCGCAGCCGGGTCACCCTGGGCCGAGACCGCCACTTTGGCTTCCACGTGGTGCTGGATGAGGACGCCGGGCAGGAGGCTGTGTACCAGGCTTGTGTACAGCCCCTTCTCGAGGCTTTCTTTGAAGGCTTCAATGTCACCGTCTTTGCCTACGGTCAGACGGGCTCCGGGAAGACGTACACCATGGGGGAGGCCAGTGTGG CCTCCCTTCACGAGGACGAGCAGGGCATCATCCCACGGGCCATGGCCGAGGCCTTCAAGCTGATTGATGAGAATGACCTGTTGGACTGTCTGGTGCACGTGTCCTACCTGGAAGTGTACAAGGAGGAGTTCCGAGACCTGCTGGAGGTGGGCACCGCCAGCCGGGACATCCAGCTCCGGGAGGACGATCGTGGGAATGTTG TGCTGTGTGGGGTGAAGGAAGTGGACGTGGAGGGCCTGGACGAGGTGCTGAGCCTCCTGGAGATGGGCAATGCAGCGCGGCACACGGGAGCCACACACCTCAACCGCCTCTCCAGCCGCTCCCACACCATCTTCACCGTGACCCTGGAGCAGCGGGGTCGCGCCCCCAGCCGCCTGCCCCGACCTGCGGCCGGCCAGCTGCTTGTCTCCAAGTTCCACTTTGTGGACTTGGCGGGCTCGGAGAGGGTGCTCAAGACAGGCAGCACAGGCGAGCGACTCAAGGAGAGCATCCAGATCAACAGCAGCCTCTTGGCGCTAGGCAACGTCATCAGTGCCCTGGGTGATCCCCAGCGCCGGGGCAGCCACATCCCTTACCGGGACTCCAAGATCACCCG GATCCTCAAAGACTCCCTGGGCGGGAACGCCAAGACGATGATGATCGCCTGCATCAGCCCTTCCTCCTCCGACTTTGACGAGACCCTCAACACCCTCAACTACGCCAGCCGCGCCCAGAATATTCGAAACCGCGCCACTGTCAACTGGCGGCCCGAGGCTGAGCGGGGGCCGGAGGAGGCCGTGGCCAGCGCCCGGGGGCCGCCTAGGCATCGGTCGGAAACACGCATCATCCACCGGGGCCGTCGCGCCCCGGGCCCTGCCGCCGCCTCCGCCGCGGCCACTGCCCGCCTGGGCGCCGAGTGCGCGCGTTACCGAGCCCGCACCGACGCCGCCTACAGCCTCCTGCGCGAGCTGCAGGCCGAGCCCGGGCTGCCCGGCGCCGCCGCCCGCAAGGTGCGCGACTGGCTGTGCGCCGTCGAGGGCGAGCGCAGCGCCCTGAGCTCCGCCTCCGGGCCCGACAGCGGCATCGAGAGCGCCTCTGCCGAGGAGCAGGCCACCCAGGGACCCGGCGGGCGAAAG GAAGATGAGGGGCCGCTGCAGCTGCTGGCCCTGCAGAGCCAGGTGGCCCGGCTGGAAGAGGAGAACCGAGACTTTCTGGCTGCGCTGGAGGACGCCATGGAGCAGTACAAACTTCAG AGTGACCGTCTTCGTGAGCAGCAGGAGGAGATGGCAGAGCTGCGACTGCGGCTGGAGCTGGTGCGGCCAGGCTGGGGGGCCCCAGGGATCTTGCAGGGCTTGCCTCCAGGGTCTTTTGTGCCCCGGCCTCACACAGCCCCCCTGGGAGGTGCCCACACCCATGTGCTGGGCATGGTTCCCCCCGCCTGCATTCCTGGAGATGAAGTTGGCCCTGAGAGCCGGGGAGAG ATGAAAAATGGCAGGGAGGCTGGAGCCAAGTTTCTGACAGAGGGAGACAGGCCGGGAAGTGGCTCTTCAGATGCAtcagaggcagaggaagaggaagaggaggaggagaaggaggggctgCCCCGACAGAGCCTGTACCCACGAAG GAATGGGATCAGCAAGTGGAACCAGAGGATGGGGGCCTGCCCAGAGAGTCCACTCAACAGGAAGGGCCCAGAGCTTCGCCTGGAGGAGCTGGGTGCAGCTATCCCGGGACCCAGAG TGGTTGGTGGGAGCAAGGCCCTGGCTCAGCCCCGCCAGGCCCCCGCGGCCATGGCCTCTGAGTGGCGACTGGCCCAAGCCCAGCAGAAGATCCGTGAGCTGGCCATCAACATCCGCATGAAGGAGGAGCTCATTGGCGAGCTGGTGCGCACAG GGAAGGCTGCCCAGGCCTTGAACCGTCAGCACAGCCAGCGCATCCAGGAGCTGGAGCGGGAGGCGGAGCGGGTGCGGGCAGAGCTGAGCGAGGGCCAGAGGCAGCTGCGGGAGCTCGAGGGCAGGGAGCCCCAGGACGCTGGTGAGCGCTCGCAGCTCCAGGAGTTCCGCAAGAGGGTTGCTGCCGCTCAGAACCAAGTGCAG GTACTGAAGGAGAAGAAGCAGGCGACAGAGCGGCTGGCATCACTGTCGGCGCAGAGTGAGAAGCGGCTGCAGGAGCTGGAGAGGAACGTGCAGCTCATGcggcagcagcaggggcagctGCAGCGGCGGCTTCGCGAGGAGACAGAGCAGAAGCGCCGCCTGGAGGCGGAGATGAACAAGCGGCAGCACCGTGTCAAG GAGCTGGAGCTGAAGCACGAGCAGCAGCAGAAGATCCTGAAGATCAAGACAGAAGAGATCGCGGCATTTCAGAGGAAGCGGCGCAGCGGAAGCAACGGCTCTGTGGTCAGCCTGGAGCAGCAGCAG AAGATTGAGGAGCAGAAGAAGTGGCTGGACCAGGAAATGGAGAAGGTCCTGCAGCAGCGGCGGGCACTGGAGGAGCTAGGGGAGGAGCTCCACAAGCGGGAGGCCATCCTGGCCAAGAAGGAGGCCCTGATGCAGGAGAAGACGGGGCTGGAGAGCAAGCGGCTTCGGTCCAGCCAG GCCCTCAACGAGGACATTGTGCGAGTATCCAGCCGGCTGGAGCACCTGGAGAAGGAGCTGTCCGAGAAGAGCGGGCAGCTGCGGCAGGGCAGCGCCCAGAGCCAGCAGCAGATCCGTGGGGAGATTGACGCGCTGCGCCAGGAGAAGGACTCGCTGCTGAAACAGCGGCTGGAGATCGACAGCAAGCTGAGGCAGGGCAGCCTGCTGTCGCCTGAG GAGGAGCGGACACTGTTCCAGCTGGATGAGGCCATTGAGGCCCTGGACGCCGCCATCGAGTACAAGAACGAGGCCATCACGTGCCGCCAGCGAGTGCTGCGGGCCTCagcctccttgctgtcccagtGCGAGATGAACCTCATGGCCAAGCTCAGCTACCTCTCGTCCTCGGAGACCCGAGCCCTTCTCTGCAAGTACTTCGACAAA GTGGTGACACTCCGCGAggagcagcaccagcagcaggtgGCCTTCTCGGAGCTCGAGTTGCAGCTGGAGGAGCAGCAGAGGCTGGTGTACTGGCTGGAGGCGGCCCTGGAGCGGCAGCGCCTGGAGATGGACCGCCAGCTGACCCTGCAGCAGAGGGGACATGAGCAGCACgtgcagctgctgctgcagcaGAGCCGAG ACCATCTTGGCGAAGGGCTGGCGGACAGCAGGAGGCAGTACGAGACCAGAATCCAAGCTCTGGAGAAGGAGCTGGGCCGCCACGTGCGGCTGAACCAGGAGCTGAAGCAGAAGCTCAGTAGCCTGAGTGCTGCCAGCCAGAGCAGGG TGATGGGTGGGGAGAAGAGGACCCCGTGCCTGGAGAACAGACAAGCCCCTGGAAGTGAGGATGAGCTCTACCCAGCGCCTGAGCCTCTCTGGCAGCCCACCGGCATGGAGGGTGCCCCCCGCCCACGGGAGGAGATGCGGGACTTGGTCCACGCCCCGTTACCGTTGACGTGGAAACGCTCGAGCCTGTGCAGTGAGGAGCAGGGCTCTCCTGAGGAGCTGCGGCAGCGGGACGCCGCTGAGCTCCCAGTGGGGCGGGTGCTGCCTGTGGGTGAGGCGGGTCTGCCCTGGAACCTCGGGCCCTTGGCCAAGCCCCGGCGGGAACTGCGGAGGGTCAGCCCAGGGATGATCGACGTCAGGAAAAACCCCCTGTAG
- the KIF7 gene encoding kinesin-like protein KIF7 isoform X2 produces MIERPSERLQGREQQSLNMGLEAQRLPGAEEAPVRVALRVRPLLRKELLHGHQSCLTVEPGRSRVTLGRDRHFGFHVVLDEDAGQEAVYQACVQPLLEAFFEGFNVTVFAYGQTGSGKTYTMGEASVASLHEDEQGIIPRAMAEAFKLIDENDLLDCLVHVSYLEVYKEEFRDLLEVGTASRDIQLREDDRGNVVLCGVKEVDVEGLDEVLSLLEMGNAARHTGATHLNRLSSRSHTIFTVTLEQRGRAPSRLPRPAAGQLLVSKFHFVDLAGSERVLKTGSTGERLKESIQINSSLLALGNVISALGDPQRRGSHIPYRDSKITRILKDSLGGNAKTMMIACISPSSSDFDETLNTLNYASRAQNIRNRATVNWRPEAERGPEEAVASARGPPRHRSETRIIHRGRRAPGPAAASAAATARLGAECARYRARTDAAYSLLRELQAEPGLPGAAARKVRDWLCAVEGERSALSSASGPDSGIESASAEEQATQGPGGRKEDEGPLQLLALQSQVARLEEENRDFLAALEDAMEQYKLQSDRLREQQEEMAELRLRLELVRPGWGAPGILQGLPPGSFVPRPHTAPLGGAHTHVLGMVPPACIPGDEVGPESRGEQMKNGREAGAKFLTEGDRPGSGSSDASEAEEEEEEEEKEGLPRQSLYPRRNGISKWNQRMGACPESPLNRKGPELRLEELGAAIPGPRVVGGSKALAQPRQAPAAMASEWRLAQAQQKIRELAINIRMKEELIGELVRTGKAAQALNRQHSQRIQELEREAERVRAELSEGQRQLRELEGREPQDAGERSQLQEFRKRVAAAQNQVQVLKEKKQATERLASLSAQSEKRLQELERNVQLMRQQQGQLQRRLREETEQKRRLEAEMNKRQHRVKELELKHEQQQKILKIKTEEIAAFQRKRRSGSNGSVVSLEQQQIEEQKKWLDQEMEKVLQQRRALEELGEELHKREAILAKKEALMQEKTGLESKRLRSSQALNEDIVRVSSRLEHLEKELSEKSGQLRQGSAQSQQQIRGEIDALRQEKDSLLKQRLEIDSKLRQGSLLSPEEERTLFQLDEAIEALDAAIEYKNEAITCRQRVLRASASLLSQCEMNLMAKLSYLSSSETRALLCKYFDKVVTLREEQHQQQVAFSELELQLEEQQRLVYWLEAALERQRLEMDRQLTLQQRGHEQHVQLLLQQSRDHLGEGLADSRRQYETRIQALEKELGRHVRLNQELKQKLSSLSAASQSRVMGGEKRTPCLENRQAPGSEDELYPAPEPLWQPTGMEGAPRPREEMRDLVHAPLPLTWKRSSLCSEEQGSPEELRQRDAAELPVGRVLPVGEAGLPWNLGPLAKPRRELRRVSPGMIDVRKNPL; encoded by the exons ATGATTGAACGACCGAGCGAACGATTACAG GGCCGGGAGCAGCAGTCTCTCAACATGGGGCTGGAGGCCCAGAGGTTGCCAGGGGCCGAGGAGGCCCCCGTGAGGGTGGCCCTTCGAGTGCGCCCACTCCTGCGCAAGGAGCTGCTGCACGGGCACCAGAGCTGCCTGACGGTGGAGCCGGGGCGCAGCCGGGTCACCCTGGGCCGAGACCGCCACTTTGGCTTCCACGTGGTGCTGGATGAGGACGCCGGGCAGGAGGCTGTGTACCAGGCTTGTGTACAGCCCCTTCTCGAGGCTTTCTTTGAAGGCTTCAATGTCACCGTCTTTGCCTACGGTCAGACGGGCTCCGGGAAGACGTACACCATGGGGGAGGCCAGTGTGG CCTCCCTTCACGAGGACGAGCAGGGCATCATCCCACGGGCCATGGCCGAGGCCTTCAAGCTGATTGATGAGAATGACCTGTTGGACTGTCTGGTGCACGTGTCCTACCTGGAAGTGTACAAGGAGGAGTTCCGAGACCTGCTGGAGGTGGGCACCGCCAGCCGGGACATCCAGCTCCGGGAGGACGATCGTGGGAATGTTG TGCTGTGTGGGGTGAAGGAAGTGGACGTGGAGGGCCTGGACGAGGTGCTGAGCCTCCTGGAGATGGGCAATGCAGCGCGGCACACGGGAGCCACACACCTCAACCGCCTCTCCAGCCGCTCCCACACCATCTTCACCGTGACCCTGGAGCAGCGGGGTCGCGCCCCCAGCCGCCTGCCCCGACCTGCGGCCGGCCAGCTGCTTGTCTCCAAGTTCCACTTTGTGGACTTGGCGGGCTCGGAGAGGGTGCTCAAGACAGGCAGCACAGGCGAGCGACTCAAGGAGAGCATCCAGATCAACAGCAGCCTCTTGGCGCTAGGCAACGTCATCAGTGCCCTGGGTGATCCCCAGCGCCGGGGCAGCCACATCCCTTACCGGGACTCCAAGATCACCCG GATCCTCAAAGACTCCCTGGGCGGGAACGCCAAGACGATGATGATCGCCTGCATCAGCCCTTCCTCCTCCGACTTTGACGAGACCCTCAACACCCTCAACTACGCCAGCCGCGCCCAGAATATTCGAAACCGCGCCACTGTCAACTGGCGGCCCGAGGCTGAGCGGGGGCCGGAGGAGGCCGTGGCCAGCGCCCGGGGGCCGCCTAGGCATCGGTCGGAAACACGCATCATCCACCGGGGCCGTCGCGCCCCGGGCCCTGCCGCCGCCTCCGCCGCGGCCACTGCCCGCCTGGGCGCCGAGTGCGCGCGTTACCGAGCCCGCACCGACGCCGCCTACAGCCTCCTGCGCGAGCTGCAGGCCGAGCCCGGGCTGCCCGGCGCCGCCGCCCGCAAGGTGCGCGACTGGCTGTGCGCCGTCGAGGGCGAGCGCAGCGCCCTGAGCTCCGCCTCCGGGCCCGACAGCGGCATCGAGAGCGCCTCTGCCGAGGAGCAGGCCACCCAGGGACCCGGCGGGCGAAAG GAAGATGAGGGGCCGCTGCAGCTGCTGGCCCTGCAGAGCCAGGTGGCCCGGCTGGAAGAGGAGAACCGAGACTTTCTGGCTGCGCTGGAGGACGCCATGGAGCAGTACAAACTTCAG AGTGACCGTCTTCGTGAGCAGCAGGAGGAGATGGCAGAGCTGCGACTGCGGCTGGAGCTGGTGCGGCCAGGCTGGGGGGCCCCAGGGATCTTGCAGGGCTTGCCTCCAGGGTCTTTTGTGCCCCGGCCTCACACAGCCCCCCTGGGAGGTGCCCACACCCATGTGCTGGGCATGGTTCCCCCCGCCTGCATTCCTGGAGATGAAGTTGGCCCTGAGAGCCGGGGAGAG CAGATGAAAAATGGCAGGGAGGCTGGAGCCAAGTTTCTGACAGAGGGAGACAGGCCGGGAAGTGGCTCTTCAGATGCAtcagaggcagaggaagaggaagaggaggaggagaaggaggggctgCCCCGACAGAGCCTGTACCCACGAAG GAATGGGATCAGCAAGTGGAACCAGAGGATGGGGGCCTGCCCAGAGAGTCCACTCAACAGGAAGGGCCCAGAGCTTCGCCTGGAGGAGCTGGGTGCAGCTATCCCGGGACCCAGAG TGGTTGGTGGGAGCAAGGCCCTGGCTCAGCCCCGCCAGGCCCCCGCGGCCATGGCCTCTGAGTGGCGACTGGCCCAAGCCCAGCAGAAGATCCGTGAGCTGGCCATCAACATCCGCATGAAGGAGGAGCTCATTGGCGAGCTGGTGCGCACAG GGAAGGCTGCCCAGGCCTTGAACCGTCAGCACAGCCAGCGCATCCAGGAGCTGGAGCGGGAGGCGGAGCGGGTGCGGGCAGAGCTGAGCGAGGGCCAGAGGCAGCTGCGGGAGCTCGAGGGCAGGGAGCCCCAGGACGCTGGTGAGCGCTCGCAGCTCCAGGAGTTCCGCAAGAGGGTTGCTGCCGCTCAGAACCAAGTGCAG GTACTGAAGGAGAAGAAGCAGGCGACAGAGCGGCTGGCATCACTGTCGGCGCAGAGTGAGAAGCGGCTGCAGGAGCTGGAGAGGAACGTGCAGCTCATGcggcagcagcaggggcagctGCAGCGGCGGCTTCGCGAGGAGACAGAGCAGAAGCGCCGCCTGGAGGCGGAGATGAACAAGCGGCAGCACCGTGTCAAG GAGCTGGAGCTGAAGCACGAGCAGCAGCAGAAGATCCTGAAGATCAAGACAGAAGAGATCGCGGCATTTCAGAGGAAGCGGCGCAGCGGAAGCAACGGCTCTGTGGTCAGCCTGGAGCAGCAGCAG ATTGAGGAGCAGAAGAAGTGGCTGGACCAGGAAATGGAGAAGGTCCTGCAGCAGCGGCGGGCACTGGAGGAGCTAGGGGAGGAGCTCCACAAGCGGGAGGCCATCCTGGCCAAGAAGGAGGCCCTGATGCAGGAGAAGACGGGGCTGGAGAGCAAGCGGCTTCGGTCCAGCCAG GCCCTCAACGAGGACATTGTGCGAGTATCCAGCCGGCTGGAGCACCTGGAGAAGGAGCTGTCCGAGAAGAGCGGGCAGCTGCGGCAGGGCAGCGCCCAGAGCCAGCAGCAGATCCGTGGGGAGATTGACGCGCTGCGCCAGGAGAAGGACTCGCTGCTGAAACAGCGGCTGGAGATCGACAGCAAGCTGAGGCAGGGCAGCCTGCTGTCGCCTGAG GAGGAGCGGACACTGTTCCAGCTGGATGAGGCCATTGAGGCCCTGGACGCCGCCATCGAGTACAAGAACGAGGCCATCACGTGCCGCCAGCGAGTGCTGCGGGCCTCagcctccttgctgtcccagtGCGAGATGAACCTCATGGCCAAGCTCAGCTACCTCTCGTCCTCGGAGACCCGAGCCCTTCTCTGCAAGTACTTCGACAAA GTGGTGACACTCCGCGAggagcagcaccagcagcaggtgGCCTTCTCGGAGCTCGAGTTGCAGCTGGAGGAGCAGCAGAGGCTGGTGTACTGGCTGGAGGCGGCCCTGGAGCGGCAGCGCCTGGAGATGGACCGCCAGCTGACCCTGCAGCAGAGGGGACATGAGCAGCACgtgcagctgctgctgcagcaGAGCCGAG ACCATCTTGGCGAAGGGCTGGCGGACAGCAGGAGGCAGTACGAGACCAGAATCCAAGCTCTGGAGAAGGAGCTGGGCCGCCACGTGCGGCTGAACCAGGAGCTGAAGCAGAAGCTCAGTAGCCTGAGTGCTGCCAGCCAGAGCAGGG TGATGGGTGGGGAGAAGAGGACCCCGTGCCTGGAGAACAGACAAGCCCCTGGAAGTGAGGATGAGCTCTACCCAGCGCCTGAGCCTCTCTGGCAGCCCACCGGCATGGAGGGTGCCCCCCGCCCACGGGAGGAGATGCGGGACTTGGTCCACGCCCCGTTACCGTTGACGTGGAAACGCTCGAGCCTGTGCAGTGAGGAGCAGGGCTCTCCTGAGGAGCTGCGGCAGCGGGACGCCGCTGAGCTCCCAGTGGGGCGGGTGCTGCCTGTGGGTGAGGCGGGTCTGCCCTGGAACCTCGGGCCCTTGGCCAAGCCCCGGCGGGAACTGCGGAGGGTCAGCCCAGGGATGATCGACGTCAGGAAAAACCCCCTGTAG